The Camelus bactrianus isolate YW-2024 breed Bactrian camel chromosome 12, ASM4877302v1, whole genome shotgun sequence genome includes a window with the following:
- the TNFRSF13C gene encoding tumor necrosis factor receptor superfamily member 13C isoform X2, giving the protein MGFGSMRRGARGLRGRDGPAPTQCLQTQCFDVLVRNCVACSLLRTPEPRPAAGLSSLAPGTALQPQESVGPGAATEVEAEAALPLPALLFGAPALLGLALALVLVGLVSWRHRRRRLRAAAAPETPEAPGSDEPLDNVTILSPGTLDVTAPIWLPPSEDPATTPPAHSIPVPATELGSTELVTTKTAGPEQQ; this is encoded by the exons ATGGGCTTCGGCAGCATGAGGCGAGGGGCGAGGGGTCTGAGGGGCAGGGATGGGCCGGCACCCACGCAGTGCCTGCAGACTCAGTGCTTCGACGTGCTGGTCCGCAACTGCGTGGCCTGCAGTCTCCTCCGGACGCCGGAGCCTAGACCGG CAGCCGGCCTGAGCAGCCTGGCGCCCGGGACGGCGCTGCAGCCGCAGGAGTCGGTGGGCCCCGGGGCGGCGACCGAGGTCGAGGCGGAGGCCGCGCTGCCGCTTCCCGCGCTGCTCTTCGGCGCCCCCGCGCTGCTGGGCCTGGCGCTGGCCCTGGTCCTGGTGGGCCTGGTGAGCTGGAGGCACCGAAGGCGGCGGCTCCGCGCCGCGGCTGCTCCGGAGACCCCAGAAGCCCCGGGCAGCGACG AGCCCCTGGACAATGTCACCATCCTCTCCCCTGGAACCCTGGATGTCACAGCTCCTATCTGGCTTCCACCCAGTGAAGACCCAGCCACTACCCCACCTGCCCACAGCATCCCTGTGCCAGCCACAGAGCTGGGTTCCACTGAGCTGGTGACCACCAAGACGGCCGGCCCTGAGCAACAGTAG
- the TNFRSF13C gene encoding tumor necrosis factor receptor superfamily member 13C isoform X3 has product MGFGSMRRGARGLRGRDGPAPTQCLQTQCFDVLVRNCVACSLLRTPEPRPAGLSSLAPGTALQPQESVGPGAATEVEAEAALPLPALLFGAPALLGLALALVLVGLVSWRHRRRRLRAAAAPETPEAPGSDEPLDNVTILSPGTLDVTAPIWLPPSEDPATTPPAHSIPVPATELGSTELVTTKTAGPEQQ; this is encoded by the exons ATGGGCTTCGGCAGCATGAGGCGAGGGGCGAGGGGTCTGAGGGGCAGGGATGGGCCGGCACCCACGCAGTGCCTGCAGACTCAGTGCTTCGACGTGCTGGTCCGCAACTGCGTGGCCTGCAGTCTCCTCCGGACGCCGGAGCCTAGACCGG CCGGCCTGAGCAGCCTGGCGCCCGGGACGGCGCTGCAGCCGCAGGAGTCGGTGGGCCCCGGGGCGGCGACCGAGGTCGAGGCGGAGGCCGCGCTGCCGCTTCCCGCGCTGCTCTTCGGCGCCCCCGCGCTGCTGGGCCTGGCGCTGGCCCTGGTCCTGGTGGGCCTGGTGAGCTGGAGGCACCGAAGGCGGCGGCTCCGCGCCGCGGCTGCTCCGGAGACCCCAGAAGCCCCGGGCAGCGACG AGCCCCTGGACAATGTCACCATCCTCTCCCCTGGAACCCTGGATGTCACAGCTCCTATCTGGCTTCCACCCAGTGAAGACCCAGCCACTACCCCACCTGCCCACAGCATCCCTGTGCCAGCCACAGAGCTGGGTTCCACTGAGCTGGTGACCACCAAGACGGCCGGCCCTGAGCAACAGTAG
- the TNFRSF13C gene encoding tumor necrosis factor receptor superfamily member 13C isoform X1: MGFGSMRRGARGLRGRDGPAPTQCLQTQCFDVLVRNCVACSLLRTPEPRPASPPSDPSPPRSSLSSAPCPPCPSPPAAGLSSLAPGTALQPQESVGPGAATEVEAEAALPLPALLFGAPALLGLALALVLVGLVSWRHRRRRLRAAAAPETPEAPGSDEPLDNVTILSPGTLDVTAPIWLPPSEDPATTPPAHSIPVPATELGSTELVTTKTAGPEQQ, encoded by the exons ATGGGCTTCGGCAGCATGAGGCGAGGGGCGAGGGGTCTGAGGGGCAGGGATGGGCCGGCACCCACGCAGTGCCTGCAGACTCAGTGCTTCGACGTGCTGGTCCGCAACTGCGTGGCCTGCAGTCTCCTCCGGACGCCGGAGCCTAGACCGG CCTCGCCTCCCTCCGACCCTTCCCCTCCCCGTTCGTCCCTCTcttctgccccctgccctccctgcccgtCGCCTCCAGCAGCCGGCCTGAGCAGCCTGGCGCCCGGGACGGCGCTGCAGCCGCAGGAGTCGGTGGGCCCCGGGGCGGCGACCGAGGTCGAGGCGGAGGCCGCGCTGCCGCTTCCCGCGCTGCTCTTCGGCGCCCCCGCGCTGCTGGGCCTGGCGCTGGCCCTGGTCCTGGTGGGCCTGGTGAGCTGGAGGCACCGAAGGCGGCGGCTCCGCGCCGCGGCTGCTCCGGAGACCCCAGAAGCCCCGGGCAGCGACG AGCCCCTGGACAATGTCACCATCCTCTCCCCTGGAACCCTGGATGTCACAGCTCCTATCTGGCTTCCACCCAGTGAAGACCCAGCCACTACCCCACCTGCCCACAGCATCCCTGTGCCAGCCACAGAGCTGGGTTCCACTGAGCTGGTGACCACCAAGACGGCCGGCCCTGAGCAACAGTAG